A section of the Amblyomma americanum isolate KBUSLIRL-KWMA chromosome 2, ASM5285725v1, whole genome shotgun sequence genome encodes:
- the LOC144120084 gene encoding uncharacterized protein LOC144120084: MSEVINNELLIAAVERRRSLWLGSDRLHKNKNVKAALWREVAEDVLPGAPESVDLVQKRWKSLRDKFRRLYTARELGRKSGAGADDIEPTDFVWAHYEQLLFLRDTMVTRPTSGNYRQQLREPGPNVVPGASSTPAYQHNSAPEPSETIIELEEWRLDCASQASLVHEVVTDEPLPSRHESPASSQSVPSLQAPVGLLEQEASVLQSSAPTQNKRKRRRECADDALVEHVGKLADALQTCDGHDECDQFCLSMAKMMKRVNKNQQIDLCVKLL, encoded by the exons ATGTCTGAGGTTATAAATAACGAACTACTCATTGCTGCTGTAGAGAGGCGGCGCTCACTTTGGCTGGGAAGCGACAGGCTGCATAAAAATAAGAACGTGAAAGCAGCACTTTGGAGAGAAGTGGCGGAGGATGTACTACCGGGAGCACCAG AAAGCGTGGACCTTGTACAAAAGCGCTGGAAATCGCTGCGCGACAAATTCCGCCGCCTGTACACGGCACGTGAGTTGGGGCGGAAGAGCGGCGCTGGCGCGGACGACATCGAGCCCACGGACTTCGTGTGGGCACATTACGAACAGCTGTTGTTCCTCAGGGACACGATGGTCACCAGGCC GACGTCAGGAAACTACAGGCAGCAATTAAGGGAGCCAGGTCCAAATGTCGTGCCAGGGGCAAGCAGTACGCCGGCGTACCAGCACAACAGTGCCCCAGAGCCATCAGAGACCATCATTGAGTTGGAGGAGTGGCGCCTGGACTGCGCATCACAGGCGTCACTCGTGCACGAGGTGGTGACTGACGAGCCACTGCCATCACGCCACGAGTCACCTGCGTCTAGCCAGTCGGTGCCATCCCTCCAGGCACCTGTTGGCTTGCTTGAACAAGAGGCATCAGTGCTGCAGTCATCAGCGCCTACACAGAACAAGCGAAAGAGGAGAAGAGAATGTGCTGATGATGCTCTGGTTGAACACGTCGGAAAACTCGCAGATGCACTGCAGACCTGTGACGGACATGACGAGTGCGACCAATTTTGTCTTTCAATGGCCAAAATGATGAAGCGCGTGAACAAGAATCAGCAGATTGACCTGTGCGTCAAGCTGCTTTAA